CCGCCACCGATGACAATCAGATGATATTTTTTATTTTCCATATTTGCTCCTCGGTATCGATGTCTTCCAATTGAGGGAGACATGAAACGTGAAGTTCCAGTTTTTCCGCGACTCGCAGGGTCTGCGCAAAAACACGTTCGGTACCCCAATCGATTCCGGTAAAAATCGCCGGATACGCACGCTTGCAACCGATCAGATAATAACCGCCGTCTTTTGCCGGTCCGAGCACAAGATCGGCTTTCTCCAAATCATCAAAAGCCTTCAGAATGAGAGAACGATCCACATCAATGCAATCGGTTCCGATCAAGACGGCATGGTCGGTTTCCGTCAAGGCTTGGATGAAGGCCTGCTTCATCCTTTCACCGAGATCACCGCCGGATTGGGGTTTAAGGTGGCTCATCTGAAGCCACGACTGAAATCTCTCTCTCAACTCCGGAGGATCGTAGCACAAGACTTGGGCGAACTCCCCATTGCAAGGCCTCGTATTCTTCACCACGATTTCGACCATCGTCTTGTAAGCCGAAGCCGCATTGGCCGCTCCGATCGTTTGTGCCAAACGGCTTTTGACTTTACCAATCTCAGGATACCTGGCGAACATCAGAAGTTTTTTCATAAAGTTTTTTCCATTCAGGCCAGGCCTGGCGAGTCCACCGTCGGGCATAATCCCAAGTGAGCCTTGCCCAACCTGTCTCGGCATAGCGACGGGCGCTCGTGTAGAGCGAGGCACCGGTGCACCGAAGTGGGACTCTCTTTTGCATGGCCCGCCACACGAAAAGATGATCCTCCCCGTAAGGAACATTTTCGGGGAAACCACCCATTGTCTCGAAAACTTCTTTTGCTACGGCAAACCCCTGATCGCCGAAAGGTAGACCCATGAGTCGCGAGCGAATCCAACAACCGATTTCATTGATGCACATCAGTGGCGGCCCATCGGGCAAAAATCTTAAGTGGAAATAATGAAGGGCATGTGGATTTTCGCCCAGTGATCCGAGCAAAGCGGCGAGAGTTTTTGACGAGAGCCTGGAGTCGGCATGCAAAAACCACAGGAAATCACGCGTCGCGTTTCGTGCTCCCTCGTTGAGTTGTTGGGCGCGTGATGAGCCTTGAACCACGATCAACTCCGCCTCTTTTTCAATCGGTCGAAGATCTCCCAAGAGCGCTTCGAGCGCGTTTTCGCCTGGTC
This genomic interval from Deltaproteobacteria bacterium contains the following:
- a CDS encoding glycosyl transferase family 2, with amino-acid sequence MITFRDISIIIPVGPGENALEALLGDLRPIEKEAELIVVQGSSRAQQLNEGARNATRDFLWFLHADSRLSSKTLAALLGSLGENPHALHYFHLRFLPDGPPLMCINEIGCWIRSRLMGLPFGDQGFAVAKEVFETMGGFPENVPYGEDHLFVWRAMQKRVPLRCTGASLYTSARRYAETGWARLTWDYARRWTRQAWPEWKKLYEKTSDVRQVS
- a CDS encoding TIGR04282 family arsenosugar biosynthesis glycosyltransferase, yielding MKKLLMFARYPEIGKVKSRLAQTIGAANAASAYKTMVEIVVKNTRPCNGEFAQVLCYDPPELRERFQSWLQMSHLKPQSGGDLGERMKQAFIQALTETDHAVLIGTDCIDVDRSLILKAFDDLEKADLVLGPAKDGGYYLIGCKRAYPAIFTGIDWGTERVFAQTLRVAEKLELHVSCLPQLEDIDTEEQIWKIKNII